A part of Larkinella insperata genomic DNA contains:
- a CDS encoding type III pantothenate kinase, giving the protein MNIAIDWGNSAIKAGFFENGELIEGYPHLSIEDLQQRVREQPPDAVVISSTSRPAEQLREQLPLKPETYWLTVTGYTPLPMEKRYDTPNTLGTDRIAAAVGAKVRFPDDDCLVIDMGTCITYDYVDADFVFHGGMISPGFRMRFRAMHSFTERLPLVEPEEPRPTLFGKNTRQAMQAGVINGLRAELNGIMDAHRREHPNVKVLICGGDAPFFESSLKPPIFVVPELVLIGLNRILQHNVYLS; this is encoded by the coding sequence ATGAACATTGCCATCGACTGGGGGAACAGCGCAATTAAAGCCGGCTTTTTTGAAAACGGAGAATTGATCGAAGGGTATCCCCATCTATCCATTGAAGACCTGCAGCAGCGGGTCCGGGAGCAGCCGCCGGATGCCGTCGTTATTTCGTCGACCAGCCGTCCGGCGGAGCAGTTGCGGGAACAGCTTCCGCTCAAACCGGAAACGTACTGGCTGACGGTTACCGGTTATACTCCGTTGCCGATGGAGAAACGGTATGATACCCCCAATACCCTTGGTACGGACCGGATTGCGGCCGCCGTGGGGGCAAAGGTTCGCTTTCCGGATGACGATTGTCTGGTGATCGACATGGGAACGTGCATTACTTACGATTACGTCGATGCGGATTTTGTTTTTCACGGCGGGATGATTTCTCCCGGCTTTCGTATGCGATTCCGGGCCATGCATTCGTTTACAGAAAGACTGCCGTTGGTTGAACCCGAGGAACCCCGGCCTACGTTGTTCGGGAAAAATACCCGGCAGGCTATGCAGGCGGGTGTCATCAACGGGTTACGGGCTGAATTAAACGGGATTATGGACGCACACCGCCGGGAACACCCCAACGTAAAGGTGTTAATCTGTGGGGGGGATGCTCCTTTTTTTGAAAGTAGCCTGAAACCTCCCATCTTTGTAGTTCCGGAATTAGTGCTGATTGGATTGAATCGTATTTTACAACATAATGTCTACCTCTCGTAA
- a CDS encoding mechanosensitive ion channel family protein translates to MESLELWLKQELLGNSVGNLLVFAILILLALVLKRVLSMLLSRFFYRLVKPDSGAIPVSDFIRLMRQPIEFLILLLMLFLAFNRLAVPNEWGLAPPTEFGYRFVLIRLYQTVLMLTLSWIAIRFVKFVGLIFQKRAELTETKLDDQLVPFVRDLMIMAVSAITFFATLSIVFDVNVIALVTSLGIGGLAIALAARETLENLFASFAILLDRPFITGDTVTAGTGPNQVTGTVEKIGFRSTRLRTDDGSQIAVPNRLMISQSLDNMTQRSQRRAKYFLRLTLDTPAETLRAIVDDIRQYLDSQPETSQSPALIQFDAFGESSLDILVQFYVATGDWREFNKIKETVNYRLLEIVKSHSGEFALPSRTLYLRPQT, encoded by the coding sequence ATGGAATCACTGGAATTATGGCTTAAGCAGGAGTTATTGGGCAATTCTGTTGGAAATCTGCTGGTCTTTGCCATCCTTATCTTACTGGCGCTGGTGCTGAAACGGGTGTTGTCGATGCTGCTGAGCCGTTTTTTTTACCGATTGGTAAAGCCCGATTCCGGTGCGATTCCCGTCAGCGACTTCATCCGGCTGATGCGGCAGCCCATCGAGTTTCTGATTCTGCTGCTCATGCTTTTTCTGGCCTTCAATCGCCTGGCTGTCCCCAACGAATGGGGCCTGGCTCCGCCGACGGAATTTGGCTACCGCTTCGTCCTGATCCGGTTGTACCAGACCGTCCTGATGCTTACGCTGTCCTGGATTGCCATTCGGTTTGTCAAATTCGTGGGGCTGATCTTCCAGAAACGAGCTGAACTGACCGAAACCAAACTCGACGACCAACTGGTGCCGTTTGTTCGCGATCTGATGATTATGGCGGTGTCGGCCATCACCTTTTTTGCTACCCTCAGCATCGTCTTCGACGTTAACGTCATTGCCCTTGTCACCAGTTTGGGGATCGGTGGTCTGGCCATTGCCCTGGCGGCCCGCGAAACCCTCGAAAATCTGTTTGCTTCCTTCGCCATTTTGCTCGACCGCCCGTTCATTACAGGTGACACCGTTACCGCCGGAACCGGCCCGAACCAGGTTACGGGAACCGTTGAAAAAATCGGTTTTCGCAGCACCCGGCTACGAACCGACGACGGCAGCCAGATTGCCGTTCCAAACCGGCTCATGATCTCGCAATCACTCGACAACATGACCCAGCGCAGCCAGCGCCGGGCGAAGTATTTCCTACGGCTTACGCTCGACACCCCCGCGGAGACGCTCCGGGCCATCGTCGACGACATTCGTCAGTATCTTGACAGCCAGCCCGAAACCAGCCAGAGCCCGGCGCTCATTCAGTTCGATGCGTTCGGGGAAAGTTCACTCGATATCCTGGTTCAGTTTTACGTAGCGACCGGCGACTGGCGGGAATTCAACAAGATTAAGGAGACCGTGAACTATCGATTGCTGGAGATTGTTAAGTCTCATAGCGGGGAGTTTGCCCTCCCATCGCGAACGTTGTATTTGAGACCGCAGACCTAG